One segment of Actinomycetota bacterium DNA contains the following:
- a CDS encoding nucleotidyl transferase AbiEii/AbiGii toxin family protein, producing MNLLNTLNSHPFLKGKWALKGGTALNLFLLNFPRLSVDIDINYIGKLGGEQMLAERPGIEKAAQAVFSREGFIIKRLPGEHAGGKWRLGYQSITGQPGNLEVDLNFMYRKPLFDISIADSHPFGNFQAKKIPVLDLHELAAGKLTALLSRRQARDLYDCYQILSMHDIKHDYLRVAFVVYGAMNRKDWRTVSIEDIDFDASELARQLMPTLNVGIREENISPAKFGEKLLNNCRKTLSLVLPLKDTEMEFLNRLLGKGEIIPSILTPDKTLIRNIKNQPLLEWKALNVRQYKKK from the coding sequence ATTAATCTTCTTAACACTTTAAACTCTCATCCATTTTTAAAAGGAAAATGGGCTCTAAAGGGTGGAACTGCTTTAAACCTGTTTTTACTTAACTTCCCAAGGCTCTCTGTAGATATAGACATTAATTATATCGGTAAGCTGGGCGGTGAGCAGATGCTTGCAGAGCGGCCGGGTATAGAAAAGGCAGCACAAGCCGTATTTTCCCGAGAAGGGTTTATCATAAAAAGGCTGCCTGGAGAACACGCAGGCGGGAAATGGCGTTTGGGGTATCAAAGTATTACAGGGCAGCCTGGCAATCTTGAAGTTGATCTTAACTTCATGTACAGGAAGCCTCTTTTTGATATTTCTATTGCTGATTCTCATCCATTTGGCAATTTTCAGGCTAAAAAGATACCTGTTCTTGATTTGCATGAACTTGCAGCTGGAAAACTTACAGCGCTTTTATCCAGAAGACAGGCCAGAGATCTTTATGACTGCTATCAGATCCTTAGTATGCATGATATTAAACACGACTATCTCAGAGTAGCATTTGTTGTTTATGGAGCAATGAACCGCAAAGACTGGAGAACTGTATCAATAGAAGACATAGATTTTGATGCATCTGAACTGGCCAGACAATTAATGCCGACTCTTAATGTAGGAATAAGGGAAGAGAATATATCACCTGCCAAATTTGGAGAAAAACTTTTAAATAATTGCAGGAAAACACTATCTTTGGTGCTGCCACTAAAAGATACAGAGATGGAGTTTCTAAATCGGCTTTTAGGTAAAGGGGAGATCATTCCTTCAATTTTAACACCGGATAAAACTCTGATAAGAAATATTAAAAATCAGCCGCTGCTTGAATGGAAAGCATTAAATGTCAGGCAATATAAAAAGAAATAA
- a CDS encoding transcriptional regulator produces MNTRKSLLAYYCKKGRIINIRRGLYATIPYGADPLSYPVDPYLLAAKMAEDAILAYNTALQFHGKSYSIHNRFLYVSSKKPLNLKFQKYEINGIITPSSLRAKGSEMFGITVLKHSGVEIKVTNLERTFVDVLDRPDLSGSWEEIWRSLESIEFFDLNQVLAYVLLLENKTTAAKAGFFLASHKDALMVEDKYLERLQKLSPRKPHYISRNRRGDCHLAKNWNLMVPVEILSKSWEEEQ; encoded by the coding sequence TTGAATACCCGCAAATCTTTACTGGCCTATTACTGTAAAAAGGGCAGGATAATAAATATACGACGTGGCCTATATGCAACAATTCCATATGGAGCAGACCCGTTATCATACCCGGTTGATCCCTACCTTTTAGCGGCAAAAATGGCTGAAGATGCAATCCTTGCATATAACACAGCACTACAATTTCACGGTAAATCCTATTCAATACACAATAGGTTTCTATATGTATCCAGCAAAAAGCCACTTAATCTTAAGTTTCAGAAATATGAGATAAATGGCATAATTACCCCAAGCTCCTTAAGGGCAAAAGGAAGTGAAATGTTCGGAATCACAGTCCTTAAACATTCTGGAGTAGAAATTAAAGTTACTAATCTTGAAAGGACATTTGTTGATGTACTTGACAGGCCCGATCTTTCTGGAAGCTGGGAAGAGATATGGAGATCACTTGAATCAATTGAATTTTTCGACCTGAACCAGGTACTGGCTTATGTCCTTTTACTGGAGAACAAGACTACTGCTGCAAAGGCAGGTTTTTTTCTTGCGAGCCACAAGGATGCATTAATGGTGGAAGATAAATATTTGGAAAGATTGCAAAAGCTTAGTCCCAGAAAACCTCATTATATATCGAGAAACAGACGCGGGGATTGCCATTTGGCAAAGAATTGGAATCTCATGGTCCCGGTTGAAATTTTAAGTAAATCCTGGGAGGAAGAACAATGA